In Halomarina salina, one DNA window encodes the following:
- a CDS encoding NUDIX domain-containing protein: protein MSDGAQRDATVDVDESIDDRILSPDALAARYGDVVRRSNRIELPAEQWDGLATDEGRWGVGALVARDGHALLVREGSKASDWVLPGGKLEPDERHAEGAAREVEEETGIAVTVDTLLAVSEQTFVEAGGEREFEFSFATFGATPVAEGRPTPAEEPGLADEDIVEVRWHETPPDDAFDRALLVDLMDW, encoded by the coding sequence GTGAGCGACGGCGCGCAGCGGGACGCGACGGTCGACGTGGACGAATCGATAGACGACCGGATCCTCTCGCCCGACGCACTCGCCGCCCGGTACGGCGACGTGGTTCGGCGGTCGAACCGCATCGAACTCCCGGCCGAGCAGTGGGACGGACTCGCCACCGACGAGGGCCGGTGGGGCGTCGGTGCGCTGGTGGCCCGCGACGGGCACGCGCTGCTCGTCCGCGAGGGGTCGAAGGCGAGCGACTGGGTGCTGCCGGGCGGGAAACTCGAACCCGACGAGCGTCACGCCGAGGGGGCGGCCCGCGAGGTCGAGGAGGAGACTGGTATCGCCGTCACCGTCGACACGCTACTGGCCGTCTCCGAACAGACGTTCGTCGAGGCGGGTGGCGAGCGAGAGTTCGAGTTCTCGTTCGCGACGTTCGGGGCGACGCCCGTCGCCGAGGGTCGTCCCACACCTGCCGAGGAACCGGGGCTCGCCGACGAGGACATCGTCGAGGTGCGGTGGCACGAGACGCCTCCGGACGACGCGTTCGACAGGGCGCTACTCGTCGACCTCATGGACTGGTGA
- the glyA gene encoding serine hydroxymethyltransferase: MDFEHVRATDSAVADALLAERERQRNSLAMIASENHVSKAVLEAQGSALTNKYAEGYPGERYYAGCEHADEVEELAIERAKELWGAEHVNVQPHSGTQANMGVYLAMLDPGDKILSLDLTHGGHLSHGHPANFTGKTYEVEQYEVDPDTGYVDYDALHDHAEEFDPDIIVSGYSAYPREVDFERVQEAAEAVDAYHLADIAHITGLVAAGVHASPVGIADFVTGSTHKTIRAGRGGIIMTAEEHADAVDAAVFPGAQGGPLMHNIAGKAVGFEEALQPEFGEYAQQVVDNARALGARLQEHGFSLVSGGTDTHLVLVDLRDSHPDTTGGEAEDALEEVGIVLNKNTVPGETRSPFNPSGIRAGTPALTTRGFDEAACEQVADIIYRVVDDHDDEDVKAEASEQVDALCADFPLYE; this comes from the coding sequence ATGGACTTCGAACACGTCCGAGCGACCGACTCGGCCGTGGCCGACGCGCTGCTCGCGGAGCGCGAACGCCAGCGGAACTCCCTCGCGATGATCGCCAGCGAGAACCACGTCAGTAAGGCCGTCCTCGAAGCGCAGGGCTCGGCGCTGACGAACAAGTACGCCGAGGGTTACCCCGGCGAGCGCTACTACGCCGGCTGCGAACACGCCGACGAGGTCGAGGAACTCGCCATCGAGCGCGCGAAGGAGCTGTGGGGCGCGGAGCACGTCAACGTCCAGCCACACTCCGGCACGCAGGCGAACATGGGCGTCTACCTCGCCATGCTCGACCCCGGCGACAAGATCCTCTCGCTCGACCTGACCCACGGCGGCCACCTCAGCCACGGTCACCCCGCGAACTTCACGGGCAAGACCTACGAGGTCGAGCAGTACGAGGTCGACCCCGACACGGGCTACGTCGACTACGACGCGCTCCACGACCACGCCGAGGAGTTCGACCCGGACATCATCGTCTCGGGCTACTCCGCCTACCCGCGCGAAGTGGACTTCGAACGCGTACAGGAGGCCGCCGAGGCCGTCGACGCCTACCACCTCGCGGACATCGCTCACATCACCGGTCTCGTCGCGGCGGGCGTCCACGCCTCCCCGGTCGGCATCGCCGACTTCGTGACGGGCAGCACACACAAGACCATCCGCGCCGGTCGCGGCGGCATCATCATGACCGCCGAGGAGCACGCCGACGCCGTCGACGCGGCCGTCTTCCCCGGCGCGCAGGGCGGCCCGCTCATGCACAACATCGCCGGCAAGGCGGTCGGCTTCGAAGAGGCGCTCCAGCCCGAGTTCGGAGAGTACGCCCAGCAGGTCGTCGACAACGCGCGAGCGCTCGGCGCGCGACTGCAGGAGCACGGCTTCTCGCTCGTCTCGGGCGGCACCGACACGCACCTCGTCCTCGTCGACCTGCGCGACTCCCACCCCGACACCACGGGCGGCGAGGCGGAGGACGCCCTGGAGGAGGTCGGCATCGTCCTCAACAAGAACACCGTCCCCGGCGAGACGCGCTCGCCGTTCAACCCCTCGGGCATCCGCGCGGGCACACCTGCCCTGACGACCCGAGGGTTCGACGAAGCCGCCTGCGAGCAGGTGGCGGACATCATCTACCGCGTCGTCGACGACCACGACGACGAGGACGTGAAGGCAGAGGCGAGCGAGCAGGTCGACGCGCTCTGCGCCGACTTCCCGCTGTACGAGTAA
- the tbsP gene encoding transcriptional regulator TbsP, whose translation MSSNVLESNVESLLVSALEGVDGTVYLVNPDAETFEALVDGLDESDDVSVRLFGDERMLKDVLDDFIVGSTAADLMDAGRLELRALDEPSNTLLVTSECVMAIVDTGSEVAGLATDDTDFVDSANEQYAAAWEDAEQFNLRTPAISRVRQSLSDDIGSDVAEDFDTVLASMETARGDGEGLDEVTISLLVAAKNEELLYDISKWGEDVGIASKATFSRTKTRLEELGLIDTEKVPIDVGRPRLRLVLGDDRLRGADNGELANVAQSLMAS comes from the coding sequence ATGAGTTCGAACGTACTGGAGTCGAACGTGGAGTCGCTGCTAGTATCCGCCCTCGAGGGCGTGGACGGGACCGTCTACCTCGTGAACCCGGACGCCGAGACCTTCGAAGCGCTCGTCGACGGACTGGACGAGTCCGACGACGTGTCGGTCCGACTGTTCGGTGACGAACGGATGCTGAAGGACGTCCTCGACGACTTCATCGTCGGGAGCACGGCCGCGGACCTGATGGACGCGGGTCGCCTGGAACTGCGCGCCCTCGACGAACCGTCGAACACGCTTCTCGTCACGAGCGAATGCGTGATGGCCATCGTCGACACCGGGAGCGAGGTCGCCGGTCTCGCGACCGACGACACCGACTTCGTCGACAGCGCGAACGAGCAGTACGCCGCGGCGTGGGAGGACGCCGAGCAGTTCAACCTCCGTACCCCGGCCATCTCCCGCGTGCGCCAGTCGCTCTCGGACGACATCGGCTCCGACGTGGCCGAGGACTTCGACACCGTCCTCGCCTCGATGGAGACGGCCCGCGGCGACGGCGAGGGCCTCGACGAGGTCACCATCTCGCTGCTCGTCGCCGCGAAGAACGAGGAACTGCTCTACGACATCTCGAAGTGGGGCGAGGACGTCGGCATCGCGTCGAAGGCGACGTTCTCCCGCACCAAGACCCGTCTCGAGGAGCTGGGCCTCATCGACACCGAGAAGGTGCCCATCGACGTCGGTCGCCCGCGCCTCCGTCTCGTCCTCGGCGACGACCGCCTGCGCGGTGCCGACAACGGCGAACTCGCCAACGTCGCGCAGTCGCTGATGGCGTCGTAA
- a CDS encoding zinc-dependent alcohol dehydrogenase translates to MRALRWHDEGDVRVDDVPKPEIQEPTDAVIEITATAICGSDLHLYDGFMPGMEEGDIIGHEPMGEVVEVGSAVETLSEGDRVVVPFTISCGACWYCDQQLYSLCDESNPNAEMASESMGHSPAGLFGFSHMLGGYDGGQAEYLRVPYADVGPIKVDSGLPDEKVLFLSDIFPTGYMAAENADIENGDTVAVWGCGPVGQFAIQSAEMLGAERVVAIDRERERLDMAREHSDAEVIDFESEDVYDRLMDVTDGHGPDGCIDAVGAEAHGAGPSSVADSGQDGEEMQGDRPYVLQEAVRCCRKGGTLSVPGVYTGEMNGFPTGSLMNKGLTVNTGQTHVQRYLDPLLERIEDGDIDPSFVVTHQESLEKAPEMYETFRDKNDGCVKVMLNP, encoded by the coding sequence ATGAGAGCGCTCCGCTGGCACGATGAGGGGGACGTCCGCGTCGACGACGTCCCCAAGCCCGAGATTCAGGAACCGACCGACGCGGTCATCGAGATAACGGCCACCGCGATCTGCGGGTCCGACCTCCACCTCTACGACGGCTTCATGCCGGGGATGGAGGAGGGCGACATCATCGGCCACGAGCCGATGGGCGAGGTCGTCGAGGTCGGGAGCGCCGTCGAGACCCTCAGCGAGGGCGACCGGGTCGTCGTTCCGTTCACCATCAGCTGTGGTGCCTGCTGGTACTGCGACCAGCAGCTCTACTCGCTGTGCGACGAGTCGAACCCCAACGCCGAGATGGCCAGCGAGTCGATGGGCCACTCCCCGGCGGGACTGTTCGGCTTCTCGCACATGCTCGGCGGATACGACGGCGGCCAGGCGGAGTACCTGCGGGTGCCGTACGCCGACGTCGGCCCCATAAAGGTCGACTCCGGTCTCCCCGACGAGAAGGTACTGTTCCTCTCGGACATCTTCCCGACGGGGTACATGGCGGCGGAGAACGCGGACATCGAGAACGGCGACACCGTCGCCGTCTGGGGCTGTGGGCCGGTCGGGCAGTTCGCCATCCAGAGCGCGGAGATGCTCGGCGCAGAGCGGGTCGTCGCCATCGACCGGGAGCGAGAACGCCTCGACATGGCGAGGGAACACAGCGACGCCGAGGTCATCGACTTCGAGTCTGAGGACGTCTATGACCGGTTGATGGACGTCACCGACGGCCACGGGCCGGACGGCTGTATCGACGCCGTGGGTGCGGAGGCCCACGGTGCCGGGCCGTCGAGCGTCGCTGACTCCGGGCAGGACGGAGAGGAGATGCAGGGCGACCGGCCGTACGTCTTGCAGGAGGCCGTCCGGTGCTGTCGGAAGGGCGGGACGCTCTCGGTCCCCGGTGTCTACACGGGCGAGATGAACGGCTTCCCGACCGGGTCGCTGATGAACAAGGGCCTGACCGTCAACACCGGACAGACGCACGTCCAGCGCTACCTCGACCCCTTGCTCGAACGGATCGAGGACGGCGACATCGACCCGTCGTTCGTCGTCACCCACCAGGAGTCCCTGGAGAAGGCCCCGGAGATGTACGAGACGTTCCGCGACAAGAACGACGGCTGCGTCAAAGTGATGCTGAACCCGTAG
- a CDS encoding bifunctional methylenetetrahydrofolate dehydrogenase/methenyltetrahydrofolate cyclohydrolase, whose translation MTDIIDGNAVATDVREGLGDAIETLSEAGHTPGLATVLMSDDPASETYVSMKQRDCEEVGIESHHVELDPDAPADELYDTVEDLNADDAIHGILVQMPVPDHVDTRRVLRSVRPEKDVDGFHPENVGRLVAGNERFKPCTPHGIQKLFDAYDVETEGAEAVVVGRSDIVGKPMANLFIQKAPFGNATTTVCHSRTKDLAAHTREADIVVAAAGVPGFVTGDMLEEGATVVDVGINRVDADTEKGYELVGDVEYESAEEVAGAITPVPGGVGPMTRAMLLWNTVKAASEQTGVDVTLP comes from the coding sequence ATGACGGACATCATCGACGGCAACGCGGTCGCAACAGATGTCAGGGAGGGCCTCGGCGACGCCATCGAGACGCTCTCCGAGGCGGGTCACACGCCCGGTCTCGCGACCGTCCTGATGAGCGACGACCCGGCCAGCGAGACGTACGTCTCGATGAAACAGCGCGACTGCGAGGAGGTCGGCATCGAGAGCCACCACGTCGAACTCGACCCCGACGCACCGGCCGACGAACTGTACGACACCGTCGAGGACCTGAACGCCGACGACGCGATTCACGGCATCCTCGTCCAGATGCCGGTCCCGGACCACGTCGACACGCGCCGCGTCCTCCGCTCGGTGCGTCCCGAGAAGGACGTGGACGGGTTCCACCCCGAGAACGTCGGTCGACTGGTCGCCGGGAACGAGCGCTTCAAGCCGTGTACCCCCCACGGCATCCAGAAGCTCTTCGACGCCTACGACGTGGAGACGGAGGGCGCGGAGGCCGTCGTCGTCGGCCGTTCGGACATCGTCGGCAAGCCGATGGCCAACCTGTTCATCCAGAAGGCCCCGTTCGGGAACGCGACGACGACGGTCTGTCACTCCCGAACGAAGGACCTCGCGGCGCACACACGCGAGGCCGACATCGTCGTCGCCGCCGCGGGCGTCCCCGGGTTCGTCACCGGCGACATGCTCGAGGAGGGCGCGACGGTCGTCGACGTCGGCATCAACCGGGTGGATGCGGACACCGAGAAGGGGTACGAACTGGTCGGCGACGTCGAGTACGAGAGCGCGGAAGAGGTGGCCGGCGCTATCACGCCGGTTCCCGGCGGCGTCGGCCCGATGACCCGCGCGATGCTGCTCTGGAACACGGTCAAGGCCGCCAGCGAGCAGACCGGCGTCGACGTTACGCTGCCGTGA